One part of the Streptomyces sp. AM 2-1-1 genome encodes these proteins:
- a CDS encoding L-threonylcarbamoyladenylate synthase, whose amino-acid sequence MARRYDCNDATDRTTGLREAASAVRRGELVVLPTDTVYGIGADAFSSEAVADLLDAKGRGRNMPTPVLIGSPNTLHGLVTDFSEQAWELVDAFWPGALTLVATHQPSLQWDLGDTRGTVAVRMPLHPVAIELLTEVGPMAVSSANLTGHPSPETCDAAQEMLGDSVSVYLDGGPTPGNVPSSIVDVTGKVPVLLRAGALSVEELRKVVPDLEVAN is encoded by the coding sequence ATGGCACGGCGATACGACTGCAACGACGCGACCGACCGTACGACCGGGCTGCGTGAAGCCGCCTCGGCGGTCCGTCGCGGCGAACTGGTCGTGCTGCCCACCGACACCGTGTACGGGATCGGTGCGGACGCCTTCTCCTCGGAGGCCGTCGCCGACCTGCTGGACGCCAAGGGCCGCGGGCGCAACATGCCCACCCCGGTCCTCATCGGTTCCCCGAACACGCTGCACGGCCTGGTCACGGACTTCTCCGAGCAGGCGTGGGAGCTCGTCGACGCCTTCTGGCCCGGCGCCCTGACCCTCGTCGCCACGCACCAGCCGTCGCTCCAGTGGGACCTCGGCGACACCCGCGGCACCGTCGCCGTCCGGATGCCGCTGCACCCCGTCGCCATCGAACTGCTCACCGAGGTCGGCCCGATGGCCGTCTCCAGCGCCAACCTGACCGGCCACCCGTCGCCGGAGACCTGCGACGCCGCCCAGGAGATGCTCGGGGACTCCGTCTCCGTCTACCTGGACGGCGGGCCCACCCCGGGCAACGTCCCGTCCTCCATCGTCGACGTCACCGGCAAGGTCCCGGTCCTGCTGCGCGCCGGCGCCCTGTCCGTCGAGGAACTGCGCAAGGTGGTACCCGACCTCGAGGTGGCCAATTGA
- the prmC gene encoding peptide chain release factor N(5)-glutamine methyltransferase, with protein sequence MNLLLAEVAQATQRLADAGVPSPRFDAEELAAFVHGVKRGELHRVPDADFDARYWETIARRENREPLQHITGRAFFRYLELQVGPGVFVPRPETESVVGWAIDAVRAMDVVEPLIVDLCTGSGAIALAMAQEVPRSRVHAVELSEDALAWTRKNAEGSRVTVHRGDALSALPELDGQVDLVISNPPYIPLTEWEYVAPEARDHDPQMALFSGEDGLDTIRGIERTAHRLLRPGGLVVIEHADTQGGQVPWIFTEERGWADAADHPDLNKRPRFATARKAMP encoded by the coding sequence ATGAACCTGCTGCTCGCCGAGGTGGCCCAGGCCACCCAGCGGCTGGCCGACGCCGGTGTCCCCTCACCGCGATTCGACGCCGAGGAGCTCGCGGCCTTCGTCCACGGTGTGAAGCGGGGCGAGCTGCACCGGGTCCCCGACGCGGACTTCGACGCGCGCTACTGGGAGACCATCGCCCGCCGCGAGAACCGCGAACCCCTCCAGCACATCACCGGCCGCGCCTTCTTCCGCTACCTGGAACTCCAGGTCGGCCCCGGGGTGTTCGTCCCGCGCCCGGAGACCGAGTCGGTCGTCGGCTGGGCCATAGACGCGGTCCGCGCGATGGACGTCGTCGAGCCGCTGATCGTCGACCTCTGCACCGGCTCCGGCGCCATCGCGCTCGCCATGGCGCAGGAGGTGCCGCGCTCGCGCGTGCACGCCGTCGAGCTGTCCGAGGACGCCCTGGCGTGGACCAGGAAGAACGCCGAGGGGTCCAGGGTCACCGTGCACCGCGGAGACGCCCTGAGCGCCCTCCCCGAGCTCGACGGCCAGGTCGACCTGGTGATCTCCAACCCGCCGTACATCCCGCTCACCGAGTGGGAGTACGTGGCGCCCGAGGCGCGCGACCACGACCCGCAGATGGCGCTCTTCTCCGGCGAGGACGGTCTCGACACCATCCGCGGCATCGAACGCACCGCGCACCGCCTGCTCCGCCCCGGCGGCCTCGTCGTCATCGAGCACGCCGACACCCAGGGCGGCCAGGTCCCCTGGATCTTCACCGAGGAACGCGGCTGGGCCGACGCGGCCGACCACCCCGACCTCAACAAGAGGCCCCGCTTCGCCACCGCCCGCAAGGCCATGCCGTGA
- a CDS encoding protein-tyrosine-phosphatase translates to MTAPEGRGIAGQRDHFRILHVSTGNVCRSPITERLTRHALVDRLGDPLSGGLIVESAGTWGHEGAPMEANAEVVLADFGADATGFVGRELLDEHVIRADLVLTATRDHRAQVISMGHSAGLRTFTLKEFTRLVRAIDPATLPDAHDEGVVERARALVRAAAALRGWLLAPTADADEVYDPYGAPITFFRSIGDEINQALDPVVTALTGVPAPH, encoded by the coding sequence TTGACCGCCCCTGAGGGGCGTGGCATAGCGGGGCAGAGGGACCACTTCCGCATTCTCCACGTCAGCACCGGCAACGTCTGCCGCTCGCCCATCACCGAGCGGCTGACCCGCCACGCCCTGGTGGACCGCCTCGGCGACCCTCTCAGCGGCGGCCTCATCGTGGAGAGCGCCGGCACCTGGGGGCACGAGGGCGCCCCCATGGAGGCGAACGCCGAGGTCGTCCTCGCCGACTTCGGCGCGGACGCCACCGGCTTCGTCGGCCGCGAACTCCTCGACGAGCACGTGATCCGCGCCGACCTGGTGCTCACCGCGACCCGCGACCACCGCGCGCAGGTCATCTCGATGGGCCACTCCGCGGGCCTGCGCACCTTCACCCTCAAGGAGTTCACCCGGCTCGTGCGGGCCATAGACCCCGCCACCCTGCCGGACGCCCACGACGAGGGCGTGGTCGAGCGCGCCCGCGCGCTGGTGCGCGCCGCGGCCGCGCTGCGCGGCTGGCTGCTGGCCCCGACCGCCGACGCCGACGAGGTGTACGACCCGTACGGTGCCCCCATCACCTTCTTCCGTTCCATCGGGGACGAGATCAACCAGGCGCTCGACCCGGTCGTCACCGCGCTCACCGGCGTCCCCGCCCCCCACTGA
- the atpD gene encoding F0F1 ATP synthase subunit beta, with the protein MTTTVETAVATGRVARVIGPVVDVEFPVDAMPEIYNALHVQVDDPAEAGARKTLTLEVAQHLGDGVVRAISMQPTDGLVRQAPVTDTGAGITVPVGDITKGKVFNTLGQILNEPEAEAQITERWPIHRKAPAFDQLESKTEMFETGLKVVDLLTPYVKGGKIGLFGGAGVGKTVLIQEMIMRVAKLHDGVSVFAGVGERTREGNDLIDEMTESGVLEKTALVFGQMDEPPGTRLRVALSALTMAEYFRDVQKQDVLLFIDNIFRFTQAGSEVSTLLGRMPSAVGYQPTLADEMGVLQERITSTRGHSITSMQAIYVPADDLTDPAPATTFAHLDATTVLSRPISEKGIYPAVDPLDSTSRILDPRYITQEHYDAASRVKGILQKYKDLQDIIAILGIDELGEEDKLVVHRARRVERFLSQNTHAAKQFTGLDGSDVPLDESIAAFNSICDGEYDHFPEQAFFMCGGLDDLKAKAKELGVS; encoded by the coding sequence ATGACGACCACAGTTGAGACGGCCGTTGCCACGGGCCGCGTCGCCCGGGTGATCGGCCCGGTCGTCGACGTGGAGTTCCCCGTCGACGCGATGCCGGAGATCTACAACGCGCTGCACGTCCAGGTCGACGACCCGGCCGAGGCCGGCGCCCGGAAGACGCTGACCCTCGAAGTCGCCCAGCACCTGGGTGACGGCGTGGTCCGCGCGATCTCGATGCAGCCGACCGACGGTCTGGTCCGCCAGGCCCCGGTGACCGACACGGGCGCGGGCATCACCGTCCCCGTCGGCGACATCACCAAGGGCAAGGTCTTCAACACCCTCGGTCAGATCCTGAACGAGCCGGAGGCCGAGGCGCAGATCACCGAGCGCTGGCCGATCCACCGCAAGGCCCCGGCCTTCGACCAGCTCGAGTCCAAGACCGAGATGTTCGAGACCGGCCTGAAGGTCGTCGACCTGCTGACCCCGTACGTCAAGGGCGGCAAGATCGGTCTGTTCGGTGGTGCGGGCGTCGGCAAGACGGTCCTCATCCAGGAAATGATCATGCGTGTGGCGAAGCTGCACGACGGTGTGTCGGTGTTCGCCGGTGTCGGCGAGCGCACCCGTGAGGGCAACGACCTCATCGACGAGATGACCGAGTCGGGCGTCCTGGAGAAGACCGCGCTGGTCTTCGGCCAGATGGACGAGCCGCCGGGCACCCGTCTGCGGGTCGCGCTGTCCGCCCTGACCATGGCGGAGTACTTCCGCGATGTGCAGAAGCAGGACGTGCTGCTCTTCATCGACAACATCTTCCGCTTCACGCAGGCCGGTTCCGAGGTCTCCACGCTGCTCGGCCGCATGCCGTCCGCAGTGGGTTACCAGCCGACCCTGGCCGACGAGATGGGTGTGCTCCAGGAGCGCATCACCTCGACGCGTGGCCACTCGATCACCTCGATGCAGGCGATCTACGTCCCCGCGGACGACCTGACCGACCCGGCCCCGGCCACCACGTTCGCCCACCTCGACGCGACGACGGTTCTCTCCCGTCCGATCTCCGAGAAGGGCATCTACCCGGCCGTGGACCCGCTGGACTCCACGTCCCGCATCCTGGACCCGCGTTACATCACGCAGGAGCACTACGACGCGGCCAGCCGTGTCAAGGGGATCCTGCAGAAGTACAAGGACCTCCAGGACATCATCGCGATCCTCGGTATCGACGAGCTGGGCGAAGAGGACAAGCTCGTCGTCCACCGTGCCCGTCGCGTCGAGCGCTTCCTGTCGCAGAACACCCACGCCGCCAAGCAGTTCACCGGCCTGGACGGTTCGGACGTTCCGCTCGACGAGTCGATCGCCGCGTTCAACTCGATCTGCGACGGGGAGTACGACCACTTCCCCGAGCAGGCGTTCTTCATGTGCGGCGGCCTGGACGACCTCAAGGCCAAGGCCAAGGAGCTCGGCGTCTCCTGA
- the atpE gene encoding ATP synthase F0 subunit C, translating to MSQTLAAVTGSLGSIGYGLAAIGPGVGVGIIFGNGTQALARQPEAAGLIRANQILGFAFCEALALIGLVMPFVYGP from the coding sequence ATGTCCCAGACCCTTGCTGCCGTCACCGGCTCCCTCGGCTCCATCGGTTACGGCCTCGCCGCCATCGGCCCCGGCGTCGGCGTCGGCATCATCTTCGGTAACGGCACCCAGGCTCTCGCCCGTCAGCCCGAGGCTGCCGGTCTCATCCGCGCCAACCAGATCCTCGGCTTCGCATTCTGTGAGGCGCTCGCCCTGATCGGCCTGGTCATGCCGTTCGTCTACGGCCCGTGA
- a CDS encoding F0F1 ATP synthase subunit delta, with protein MNHASREALAAARERLDALTDNTSVDAEKLAEELASVTALLDREVSLRRVLTDPAQSGEAKAELAGRLLSGQVSGEAVDLISGMVRSRWSFSRDLVDAVEELAATADLTAAQRAGALDDVEDEVFRFGRIVSSDTALRSALTSRTATPAAKGTLLRSLLGGKSRAATERLVTRLVTHPRGRSLEAGLETLSKLAAARRERTVAVVTSAVPLTDVQKQRLGAALAKIYGRQMHLNLDVDPEVLGGVSVRVGDEVINGTIADRLDEATRRMAG; from the coding sequence ATGAACCACGCGAGCCGCGAGGCCCTGGCTGCCGCGCGCGAGCGGCTCGACGCGCTGACCGACAACACGTCGGTCGACGCCGAGAAGCTCGCCGAGGAGCTGGCATCCGTCACCGCGCTGCTCGACCGTGAGGTCTCGCTGCGTCGGGTCCTCACCGACCCGGCGCAGAGCGGCGAGGCCAAGGCCGAGCTCGCGGGCCGGCTGCTCAGCGGTCAGGTGAGCGGCGAGGCCGTGGACCTGATCTCGGGCATGGTCCGCTCGCGCTGGTCCTTCTCGCGCGACCTGGTGGACGCGGTCGAGGAGCTGGCGGCCACCGCCGACCTCACCGCGGCCCAGCGTGCGGGTGCGCTCGACGACGTCGAGGACGAGGTGTTCCGGTTCGGCCGGATCGTCTCCTCCGACACGGCGCTGCGCTCCGCGCTCACCAGCCGTACGGCCACCCCCGCCGCCAAGGGCACGCTGCTGCGCAGCCTGCTCGGCGGGAAGAGCCGGGCGGCGACCGAGCGTCTCGTCACGCGCCTGGTCACGCACCCCCGCGGACGTAGCCTGGAAGCAGGGCTCGAGACCCTGTCCAAGCTCGCCGCCGCACGTCGGGAACGCACGGTGGCCGTCGTCACCTCGGCGGTACCGCTGACCGACGTGCAGAAGCAGCGCCTCGGCGCGGCGCTGGCGAAGATCTACGGCCGGCAGATGCACCTGAACCTGGACGTGGACCCCGAAGTCCTCGGCGGAGTTTCGGTGCGCGTCGGTGACGAGGTCATCAACGGCACCATCGCGGACCGCCTCGACGAGGCGACCCGTCGCATGGCCGGCTGA
- a CDS encoding F0F1 ATP synthase subunit gamma has protein sequence MGAQLRVYKRRIQAVTATKKITKAMEMIAASRIVKAQRKVAASLPYATELTRAVTAVATGSTTKHPLTTEVEAPARAAVLLLTSDRGLAGGYSSNAIKAAERLRERLGAEGKEVDTYIVGRKGVAYYGFRERTVAESWTGFTDNPSYADAKAIAAPLIEAITKDSAEGGVDELHIVFTEFVSMMTQNAIEGRMLPLSLDQVAEEHGTKGEILPLFDFEPSAEDVLDALLPRYVESRIYNALLQAAASEHAARRRAMKSATDNAGDLIKSLSRLANAARQAEITQEISEIVGGASALADANAGSDK, from the coding sequence ATGGGCGCTCAGCTTCGCGTTTACAAGCGCCGCATCCAAGCCGTCACCGCGACCAAGAAGATCACCAAGGCGATGGAGATGATCGCCGCCTCGCGCATCGTCAAGGCGCAGCGCAAGGTGGCGGCGTCACTGCCGTACGCGACCGAGCTCACCCGCGCGGTGACCGCGGTGGCGACCGGCTCCACCACCAAGCACCCGCTCACCACCGAGGTCGAGGCCCCGGCCCGGGCCGCGGTCCTGCTCCTCACGAGCGACCGCGGTCTGGCCGGCGGCTACTCCTCCAACGCCATCAAGGCGGCGGAGCGCCTCCGGGAGCGCCTTGGCGCGGAGGGCAAGGAGGTCGACACCTACATCGTCGGCCGCAAGGGTGTCGCGTACTACGGCTTCCGTGAGCGCACCGTCGCGGAGTCCTGGACGGGCTTCACCGACAACCCGTCGTACGCGGACGCCAAGGCGATCGCCGCCCCGCTGATCGAGGCCATCACCAAGGACTCGGCAGAGGGCGGCGTCGACGAACTGCACATCGTCTTCACGGAATTCGTGTCGATGATGACGCAGAACGCCATCGAAGGCCGGATGCTGCCGCTCTCCCTCGACCAGGTCGCGGAAGAGCACGGCACGAAGGGGGAGATCCTTCCCCTGTTCGACTTCGAGCCGTCGGCCGAAGACGTCCTCGACGCCCTTCTGCCGCGCTACGTCGAGAGCCGCATCTACAACGCGCTGCTGCAGGCCGCTGCTTCCGAGCACGCTGCCCGCCGCCGCGCGATGAAGTCGGCGACCGACAACGCCGGGGATCTCATCAAGAGCCTCTCCCGGCTTGCCAACGCGGCCCGCCAGGCCGAAATCACCCAGGAAATCAGCGAGATCGTCGGTGGTGCCAGTGCGCTGGCCGACGCGAACGCGGGGAGTGACAAGTAA
- a CDS encoding F0F1 ATP synthase subunit B produces MNPLVQLAAEEMENPLIPPIPELVIGLIAFLIVFGLLAKKLLPNINKVLDERREAIEGGIEKADAAQTEAQSVLEQYKAQLAEARHEAARLRQEAQEQGAVIIQEMKAEGQRQREEIIAAGHTQIEADRKAAAAALRQDVGKLATDLAGKLVGESLQDHARQSGTVDRFLDELEAKAEAVR; encoded by the coding sequence GTGAACCCTCTGGTTCAGCTCGCGGCCGAAGAGATGGAAAACCCTCTCATCCCGCCGATCCCCGAGCTCGTCATCGGCCTCATCGCCTTCCTCATCGTCTTCGGTCTCCTCGCCAAGAAGCTCCTCCCGAACATCAACAAGGTTCTGGACGAGCGCCGCGAGGCCATCGAAGGCGGTATCGAGAAGGCCGATGCGGCCCAGACCGAGGCGCAGAGCGTTCTTGAGCAGTACAAGGCTCAGCTCGCCGAGGCGCGTCACGAGGCCGCTCGACTGCGCCAGGAGGCGCAGGAGCAGGGCGCCGTCATCATCCAGGAGATGAAGGCGGAAGGCCAGCGGCAGCGTGAGGAGATCATCGCTGCCGGTCACACCCAGATCGAGGCCGACCGCAAGGCCGCGGCCGCCGCGCTGCGTCAGGACGTGGGCAAGCTCGCCACCGACCTGGCCGGCAAGCTCGTCGGCGAGTCCCTCCAGGACCACGCCCGGCAGAGCGGCACCGTCGACCGGTTCCTCGACGAGCTCGAGGCGAAGGCCGAGGCCGTCCGATGA
- a CDS encoding MraY family glycosyltransferase, protein MGQPVRDYLLTLCVAAAVTYLLTGPVRKFAIAIGAMPAIRARDVHREPTPRLGGIAMFGGLCAGLIVASHLFNLGGVFELSNEPRALLSGAALIWLIGVLDDKFEIDALIKLGGQMIAAAVMVIQGLTILWLPIPGVGTVALTPWQGTLLTVALVVITINAVNFVDGLDGLAAGMVCIAAAAFFLYTYRLWYGYGIEAAAPATLFAAILMGMCLGFLPHNMHPARIFMGDSGSMLIGLVLAAGAISVTGQVDPDAMKLFEGSERQATHAMLPVFIPLLLPLTIIAIPAADLVLAIVRRTWNGQSPFAADRGHLHHRLLEIGHSHSRSVLIMYFWSALIAFGAVGYSVHSASMWIVLVVVFLSAVGLVLLLLPRFTPRAPRWANSLVPPRYRRRRRPLPEEDENTGSAEDTASPGSSGSPAHADGSPDDVSGTPAEAPAPVAHGSHLADESDRPPVAVGVSGVNGATAISTRSRFSDRRDAGSAR, encoded by the coding sequence GTGGGGCAGCCCGTGCGTGATTACCTGCTGACGCTGTGTGTCGCGGCCGCAGTGACCTATCTGCTGACCGGACCGGTGCGCAAGTTCGCCATCGCGATCGGGGCCATGCCCGCGATCCGCGCCCGCGACGTGCACCGGGAACCGACACCGCGGCTCGGTGGCATCGCCATGTTCGGCGGGCTGTGCGCGGGGCTGATCGTCGCCTCGCACCTGTTCAACCTCGGCGGAGTCTTCGAACTCTCCAACGAACCGCGGGCGCTGCTCTCCGGAGCGGCGCTGATCTGGCTGATCGGCGTCCTCGACGACAAGTTCGAGATCGACGCCCTGATCAAGCTGGGCGGCCAGATGATCGCCGCCGCCGTCATGGTCATCCAGGGTCTGACGATCCTCTGGCTGCCCATCCCCGGCGTCGGCACGGTGGCCCTCACCCCCTGGCAGGGCACGCTGCTCACGGTCGCGCTGGTGGTCATCACGATCAACGCGGTGAACTTCGTGGACGGACTGGACGGCCTGGCCGCCGGCATGGTCTGCATCGCCGCCGCCGCGTTCTTCCTGTACACCTACCGCCTCTGGTACGGGTACGGCATCGAGGCCGCCGCCCCCGCCACCCTCTTCGCCGCGATCCTCATGGGCATGTGCCTGGGCTTCCTGCCGCACAACATGCACCCGGCCCGGATCTTCATGGGCGACTCCGGCTCGATGCTCATCGGCCTGGTGCTCGCCGCCGGCGCGATCTCGGTGACCGGCCAGGTCGACCCGGACGCGATGAAGCTCTTCGAGGGGAGCGAGCGTCAGGCCACCCACGCGATGCTCCCGGTCTTCATCCCGCTGCTGCTGCCGCTGACGATCATCGCGATCCCCGCCGCCGACCTGGTGCTCGCGATCGTGCGCCGCACCTGGAACGGGCAGTCCCCGTTCGCCGCGGACCGCGGCCACCTGCACCACCGGCTGCTGGAGATCGGCCACTCGCACAGCCGGTCCGTGCTGATCATGTACTTCTGGTCGGCGCTGATCGCGTTCGGTGCGGTCGGCTACTCGGTGCACTCGGCGTCCATGTGGATCGTGCTCGTGGTCGTCTTCCTCAGCGCCGTCGGCCTGGTGCTCCTGCTGCTGCCGCGCTTCACCCCGCGCGCCCCGCGCTGGGCGAACTCCCTGGTACCGCCCCGCTACCGACGCCGCCGCAGGCCCTTGCCGGAGGAGGACGAGAACACCGGGAGCGCCGAGGACACCGCGAGCCCCGGGAGCAGCGGGAGCCCCGCGCACGCCGACGGCTCCCCGGACGACGTCTCCGGTACGCCGGCAGAGGCGCCCGCACCCGTGGCGCACGGCTCCCACCTCGCGGACGAGTCCGACCGCCCACCCGTCGCCGTGGGCGTCTCCGGCGTCAACGGAGCGACGGCGATCAGCACTCGTTCGCGGTTCTCCGATCGGCGCGACGCCGGTTCCGCGCGTTGA
- the atpA gene encoding F0F1 ATP synthase subunit alpha: MAELTIRPEEIRDALENFVQSYQPDAASREEVGTVSVAGDGIAKVEGLPSAMANELLKFEDGTLGLALNLEEREIGAIVLGEFSGIEEGQPVQRTGEVLSVGVGEGYLGRVVDPLGNPIDGLGEIAVDGRRALELQAPGVMVRKSVHEPMQTGYKAVDAMVPIGRGQRQLIIGDRQTGKTALAVDTIINQRDNWRSGDVNKQVRCIYVAIGQKGSTIASVRGALEEAGALEYTTIVAAPASDPAGFKYLAPYTGSAIGQHWMYQGKHVLIVFDDLSKQADAYRAVSLLLRRPPGREAYPGDVFYLHSRLLERCAKLSDEMGAGSMTGLPIVETKANDVSAFIPTNVISITDGQCFLESDLFNAGQRPALNVGISVSRVGGSAQHKAMKQVSGRLRVDLAQYRELEAFAAFGSDLDAASKSSLERGKRMVELLKQPQYAPYPVEEQVVSVWAGTTGKMDDVPVEDIRRFESELLDYLRRERKDLLTSIVEGGKMSDDTLQSIADAITAFKQQFETSDGKLLGEG, from the coding sequence ATGGCGGAGCTCACGATCCGGCCGGAGGAGATCCGGGACGCACTGGAGAACTTCGTCCAGTCGTACCAGCCGGACGCGGCCTCGCGCGAGGAGGTCGGAACGGTCAGCGTTGCCGGCGACGGCATCGCGAAGGTGGAGGGCCTGCCCTCCGCCATGGCGAACGAGCTGCTGAAGTTCGAGGACGGCACCCTCGGTCTCGCCCTCAACCTCGAGGAGCGCGAGATCGGTGCGATCGTCCTCGGCGAGTTCAGCGGTATCGAGGAGGGCCAGCCGGTGCAGCGCACCGGTGAGGTGCTCTCCGTCGGCGTCGGCGAGGGCTACCTCGGCCGCGTCGTCGACCCGCTCGGCAACCCGATCGACGGCCTCGGCGAGATCGCGGTCGACGGGCGACGCGCCCTCGAGCTGCAGGCGCCGGGCGTCATGGTCCGCAAGTCGGTCCACGAGCCCATGCAGACCGGCTACAAGGCCGTCGACGCGATGGTGCCGATCGGCCGCGGCCAGCGCCAGCTGATCATCGGCGACCGTCAGACGGGTAAGACCGCTCTGGCCGTCGACACGATCATCAACCAGCGCGACAACTGGCGCTCGGGCGACGTGAACAAGCAGGTGCGCTGCATCTACGTCGCCATCGGTCAGAAGGGCTCCACCATCGCCTCGGTGCGCGGTGCCCTCGAAGAGGCCGGCGCGCTGGAGTACACGACCATCGTCGCCGCCCCGGCGTCCGACCCGGCCGGCTTCAAGTACCTGGCGCCGTACACCGGTTCGGCCATCGGCCAGCACTGGATGTACCAGGGCAAGCACGTCCTGATCGTCTTCGACGACCTCTCGAAGCAGGCCGACGCCTACCGCGCCGTGTCGCTTCTGCTGCGCCGTCCGCCGGGCCGCGAGGCCTACCCGGGCGACGTCTTCTACTTGCACTCGCGTCTCCTGGAGCGCTGCGCCAAGCTCTCCGACGAGATGGGTGCCGGTTCGATGACCGGTCTTCCGATCGTCGAGACCAAGGCGAACGACGTGTCGGCGTTCATCCCGACCAACGTCATCTCCATCACCGACGGCCAGTGCTTCCTGGAGTCCGACCTGTTCAACGCGGGTCAGCGTCCGGCGCTCAACGTCGGTATCTCGGTCTCCCGAGTCGGTGGCTCCGCCCAGCACAAGGCCATGAAGCAGGTCTCCGGCCGACTGCGCGTGGACCTCGCCCAGTACCGCGAGCTGGAGGCGTTCGCCGCCTTCGGTTCCGACCTGGACGCGGCCTCCAAGTCGTCGCTGGAGCGCGGTAAGCGCATGGTCGAGCTGCTGAAGCAGCCGCAGTACGCCCCGTACCCCGTCGAGGAGCAGGTCGTCTCCGTCTGGGCCGGCACCACCGGCAAGATGGACGACGTCCCGGTCGAGGACATCCGTCGCTTCGAGAGCGAGCTGCTGGACTACCTGCGCCGCGAGCGCAAGGACCTCCTGACCAGCATCGTCGAGGGCGGCAAGATGTCGGACGACACGCTGCAGTCGATCGCTGACGCCATCACCGCGTTCAAGCAGCAGTTCGAGACCTCGGACGGCAAGCTTCTGGGCGAGGGCTGA
- the atpB gene encoding F0F1 ATP synthase subunit A, translated as MSADPTQVLAFETDCHIFDGCGFPAPGLHSFLFEPLWGDADSNLYFNKPMLLALLGSVIIVGFFWAAFAKPKIVPGKLQSVAEMGYDFIRRGIVHETIGKREGEKYVPLVVSLFFFVWMMNLWSIIPVAQFPVTSIISYPAVLALIVYVLWVSLTFKKHGFVGAFKNITGYDKSLGPVLPLAMLIEFFSNLIVRPFTHAVRLFANMFAGHTLLLLFTIASWYLLNGIGIAYAGVSFVMVIVMTAFELFIQALQAYVFVLLTCTFIQGALAKHH; from the coding sequence GTGAGTGCTGACCCGACACAGGTGCTCGCCTTCGAGACCGATTGCCACATCTTCGACGGTTGTGGTTTCCCGGCACCCGGCCTGCACTCGTTCCTGTTCGAACCCCTCTGGGGCGACGCGGACAGCAACCTGTACTTCAACAAGCCGATGCTGCTGGCCCTGCTGGGCTCGGTCATCATCGTCGGCTTCTTCTGGGCCGCCTTCGCCAAGCCCAAGATCGTCCCCGGCAAGCTGCAGTCCGTCGCCGAGATGGGCTACGACTTCATCCGCCGCGGGATCGTCCACGAGACCATCGGCAAGCGCGAGGGCGAGAAGTACGTCCCCCTCGTCGTCTCGCTGTTCTTCTTCGTGTGGATGATGAACCTCTGGTCGATCATCCCGGTCGCCCAGTTCCCGGTGACGTCGATCATCTCGTACCCCGCGGTGCTCGCCCTGATCGTCTACGTACTCTGGGTCAGCCTGACGTTCAAGAAGCACGGCTTCGTCGGAGCTTTCAAGAACATCACGGGCTACGACAAGTCGCTGGGCCCGGTTCTCCCGCTCGCGATGCTCATCGAGTTCTTCTCGAACCTGATCGTCCGGCCGTTCACGCACGCGGTGCGACTCTTCGCGAACATGTTCGCGGGCCACACGCTGCTGCTGCTGTTCACGATCGCCAGCTGGTACCTGCTCAACGGCATCGGTATCGCCTACGCCGGCGTCTCGTTCGTGATGGTCATCGTGATGACCGCGTTCGAGCTCTTCATCCAGGCGCTGCAGGCGTACGTCTTCGTGCTCCTGACCTGCACCTTCATCCAGGGCGCGCTCGCCAAGCACCACTGA